From a region of the Pochonia chlamydosporia 170 chromosome Unknown PCv3seq00015, whole genome shotgun sequence genome:
- a CDS encoding copia-like retrotransposable element (similar to Metarhizium robertsii ARSEF 23 XP_007826707.1): MGFSSRAGPYDGVCYTVSTFSQTARDAHLATAFAMQSELLVVWLFALQRAFASSTCSSTECFTHKRTASHLQMSAVTVGSCDLISLIFASSSKICDLVTSIEDPLESTIGTKRPGTIGKKDYKGTILDGRDSFDSWTMDLEDSLLSDDLMSYVTGEATPESSGLSTPGEKSAADIKNMSLARMKIRQSIDQIHRNSVNHLVDPRAIYQSLANRYAASNKARLRQLIRMMYDVSTQTHRTVQEKVDDLKRLRAQINCQDKDIVIHEQLLICFLQMSMDQGSQ; this comes from the exons TGGGCTTCAGCTCTCGGGCAGGCCCTTACGACGGTGTCTGCTACACCGTCAGCACGTTCTCACAGACCGCACGGGACGCACATCTTGCTACCGCATTTGCGATGCAGTCCGAACTGCTCGTGGTTTGGCTGTTTGCTCTCCAACGCGCCTTTGCATCATCGACCTGCTCTTCCACCGAGTGTTTCACTCATAAGAGGACAGCAAGCCATTTGCAGATGTCTGCTGTCACTGTCGGCAGCTGCGATCTTATATCTTTGATCTTCGCATCTTCCTCTAAGATCTGTGATCTTGTAACTTCGATCGAAGATCCCCTG GAATCGACGATTGGCACCAAAAGACCCGGCACTATCGGCAAGAAAGACTACAAAGGAACTATCCTTGATGGGAGAGACTCTTTCGACAGCTGGACGATGGATCTTGAAGACAGTCTGTTGAGTGACGATCTCATGAGCTACGTCACCGGTGAGGCAACACCGGAATCGTCAGGCTTGTCAACTCCAGGAGAGAAGAGCGCAGCGGACATCAAAAATATGTCTCTTGCGAGAATGAAGATACGACAGAGTATCGACCAGATCCACAGGAACTCAGTTAATCACCTCGTCGATCCACGAGCGATTTACCAGTCCCTTGCAAACCGATACGCCGCATCGAACAAAGCACGCCTTCGGCAGCTGATCCGGATGATGTACGACGTTAGTACACAGACTCATAGAACTGTGCAGGAGAAGGTTGACGACCTAAAACGTCTCCGAGCTCAGATCAAttgccaagacaaagataTCGTCATCCATGAGCAGCTCTTGATTTGCTTCCTGCAAATGAGTATGGACCAGGGCTCCCAATAG
- a CDS encoding reverse transcriptase, RNA-dependent DNA polymerase (similar to Metarhizium robertsii ARSEF 23 XP_007826731.2): MAQSLTQKMPQRLLHARLGHPGKHMEGKLNTLMDDLGNQSFCPPFCSSCTEAKMTRNVAREPMSIVTEKLERVHMDLWGPVEPSLQGMKYMLTITDQATGRIWVYFSRDKMRIIEKIKAWVVVAEAECRQYGKGEKVMAMRFDRGKEFLNEAMKVFCTGRAIRIEPTVGYHPEGNGISERSMRTISERGAAMRHEMDLPAGYWEFSNATAAYLRNRGVVKGMAKSPWEVWAVWRGEKPRAGHLRVFGCPAWVLIPEEKRTKLRKKAWQGVFVGYKEETDKIYLVWNPADKRVHEARFVEFDEGKYMDNTVGEVSQSQHDDEKEDAMEHEEFTDDETDAGDSAKDRITDQEATDVEDEGGEGTNGDPTDQDTADSEEEPHGDTIIVNTEEADKSPTGAEEMLSPSNNANSNQLKTRSQIRRDAVALKRAEKQQAELERRQREEQRVAERLKKRGESSRKERAMVARALLQPNTDIYDFDPKKLTFRQAMEGSEKDKWLGAIDECGVELDYVE; this comes from the coding sequence ATGGCTCAGAGCTTAACCCAAAAGATGCCTCAGAGACTACTACACGCTAGGTTAGGACACCCAGGCAAGCATATGGAAGGTAAGCTGAACACCCTGATGGATGATCTCGGAAACCAGTCATTCTGCCCGCCATTCTGCTCAAGCTGCACCGAGGCAAAAATGACAAGAAATGTCGCCAGGGAGCCGATGTCTATTGTGACAGAAAAGCTAGAGAGAGTCCACATGGACCTTTGGGGGCCAGTTGAGCCATCACTGCAAGGAATGAAGTACATGTTGACAATCACTGACCAGGCTACCGGGAGAATCTGGGTTTATTTCTCCAGAGACAAAATGAGAATTATTGAGAAGATTAAAGCCTGGGTAGTTGTGGCAGAAGCAGAATGTCGACAGTACGGAAAAGGTGAAAAGGTCATGGCCATGCGCTTTGATCGCGGAAAGGAGTTTCTAAATGAGGCAATGAAGGTATTCTGCACGGGGAGAGCGATCCGGATCGAACCAACAGTGGGCTACCACCCGGAGGGAAATGGCATTTCTGAGAGGAGTATGAGAACTATATCGGAAAGGGGAGCTGCTATGCGACATGAAATGGACCTCCCGGCAGGTTACTGGGAGTTTTCTAATGCAACAGCGGCCTATCTGAGAAATAGGGGAGTTGTTAAGGGAATGGCTAAAAGCCCATGGGAGGTATGGGCCGTATGGCGCGGAGAGAAGCCAAGAGCAGGGCACTTAAGAGTGTTTGGATGCCCCGCCTGGGTACTGATCCCTGAAGAAAAGAGAACAAAGCTTCGTAAGAAAGCATGGCAAGGAGTCTTTGTTGGATACAAAGAAGAAACAGACAAAATCTATCTAGTCTGGAACCCAGCTGATAAGAGAGTCCACGAGGCTCGATTCGTAGAATTCGATGAGGGCAAGTACATGGACAATACAGTTGGGGAAGTATCACAATCGCAGCATGACGATGAAAAAGAGGATGCAATGGAACATGAGGAGTTCACTGATGACGAAACCGATGCCGGAGATTCGGCCAAGGACAGGATCACGGACCAGGAAGCTACAGACGTTGAGGACGAGGGTGGAGAAGGAACGAATGGAGACCCGACCGACCAAGACACTGCAGATTCAGAGGAAGAGCCTCACGGAGACACGATCATTGTTAATACAGAAGAAGCGGACAAAAGCCCTACTGGAGCCGAGGAGATGCTTAGTCCCAGCAACAACGCTAACTCGAATCAGCTGAAAACAAGATCCCAGATTCGACGAGACGCCGTGGCATTAAAAAGAGCAGAAAAGCAGCAAGCAGAGCTGGAACGGCGGCAAAGAGAAGAACAGCGCGTGGCAGAACGTCTGAAGAAGCGAGGGGAGAGTAgcaggaaggaaagagctATGGTAGCAAGGGCGCTTCTTCAGCCTAATACGGACATTTACGACTTCGACCCGAAGAAGCTTACATTCCGACAAGCAATGGAAGGCAGTGAGAAGGACAAATGGTTAGGAGCCATAGACGAGTGTGGCGTTGAGCTTGACTATGTTGAATAG
- a CDS encoding phosphorus acquisition-controlling protein (similar to Metarhizium robertsii ARSEF 23 XP_007820361.2): MVAGMEAQLLASSAPSGYISSIDTRTQYPQQQRRQLMEQWTTFFAEQNHSVPPETQSIEMPPDSGQFFSQAGRMPQQTAYHRGYQPRILEQQDVALTSLVSPSVILDPDINMENASTAPEAILGPFTSPALNTQNDPSSVYDNITQSDNSPEKYLAALAMPLSGGSSTVLANKARKYKVINNWNKCVKSSYLVKPRHWEIGPNPGTGSQMVIGDDDRNLLKSSDQRLLPLPDSSTQGSDEHASASPKSLLEIVPPRKSTTKSPYIQAQEGNKQQPTPHSFPDRRAERRAEPAAATVSRSADFVDETPRFESQEATREPRKRPPS, from the exons ATGGTAGCTGGAATGGAAGCCCAGTTGCTGGCTTCCTCCGCCCCGAGCGGCTATATTTCCAGCATCGATACTCGGACCCAGTAtccccagcaacaacggcGTCAGCTTATGGAGCAGTGGACAACTTTTTTTGCCGAACAAAATCACTCTGTTCCCCCTGAAACCCAAAGTATTGAGATGCCTCCTGATAGCGGCCAATTTTTCTCTCAGGCGGGGCGGATGCCTCAGCAAACAGCTTATCATCGGGGATATCAACCCCGAATCTTAGAGCAGCAAGAT GTAGCCCTTACGTCTCTCGTTTCCCCCTCAGTGATCTTGGATCCtgacatcaacatggaaAATGCCTCTACGGCACCTGAAGCAATCCTTGGACCGTTTACTTCACCTGCTTTAAATACCCAAAACGACCCATCTTCTGTTTatgacaacatcacccagTCTGACAACTCACCGGAAAAGTATCTAGCGGCTCTGGCCATGCCTCTATCAGGCGGATCAAGTACAGTCTTAGCCAATAAGGCTAGAAAGTACAAGGTAATCAATAACTGGAATAAATGCGTTAAGAGCTCATACTTGGTTAAACCCAGGCACTGGGAAATAGGACCAAACCCTGGTACGGGGTCACAAATGGTCATTGGAGACGATGACAGGAATTTGTTGAAATCGTCGGATCAGAGATTACTTCCTCTGCCGGACTCATCAACTCAAGGCTCCGACGAACATGCGTCCGCATCACCAAAAAGTCTGCTGGAAATTGTCCCGCCTCGAAAATCCACTACTAAATCACCCTACATCCAAGCACAGGAAGGTAACAAGCAGCAACCCACACCTCATTCATTCCCTGACCGAAGAGCAGAAAGGAGAGCAGAACCAGCGGCGGCAACCGTATCCCGCTCCGCTGACTTCGTTGATGAGACTCCCCGTTTCGAAAGCCAAGAAGCCACCCGCGAACCACGAAAAAGACCTCCGTCATGA
- a CDS encoding chitin deacetylase (similar to Colletotrichum gloeosporioides Nara gc5 XP_007285779.1), whose amino-acid sequence MSLLAIMISAVSLVSAGAANHEGLTDRESIQWTENVARPHVGTVTYGTIINHCKSPGLIALAFDDGPWVFTNQLLDLLDQLGVQATFFVTGYNLGKGRIDDCKRPWPSIMYRMYDSGQQIASHTWTHQNLDRVNHKTQETEIIYNEMAFRTLFGWFPSYVRPPYLECTAKSGCQDLLGNLGYHIITSNVDTKDYLNDSPSQIQKSKDIFAENISKESSKNSYIVLAHDTHNQTATNLTAFMVQVAKDRGYKLVTVGECLGDPKENWYRSVRNGRYSCKSTGGSVIADSSMPAKLVTTIATAPTSTTGMDPTSTQWGPSAQTKAASPGVELASACLRYICLGVIVFVLGMRVL is encoded by the exons ATGAGTCTTCTGGCCATTATGATTTCTGCAGTTTCGCTGGTAAGTGCTGGGGCAGCAAATCATGAGGGTCTGACCGATCGTGAATCCATCCAATGGACGGAAAATGTTGCCCGACCACACGTCGGAACGGTTACATATG GCACAATTATAAACCACTGCAAATCGCCTGGCCTCATCGCCCTTGCCTTCGATGATGGCCCCTGGGTCTTCACAAATCAGTTGCTGGACCTCTTGGATCAGCTTGGAGTTCAAGCTACATTTTTCGTCACTGGTTATAACCTGGGTAAGGGTCGTATTGACGATTGCAAACGTCCCTGGCCTTCCATAATGTACCGCATGTACGATTCCGGGCAACAAATCGCTAGCCATACATGGACACACCAAAACCTCGACCGAGTAAATCACAAGACACAGGAAACCGAAATAATTTACAACGAAATGGCCTTCAGAACCCTTTTCGGGTGGTTTCCTAGCTATGTTAGGCCGCCGTATCTGGAGTGTACTGCAAAGTCGGGCTGTCAGGACTTGCTGGGTAACCTCGGCTATCACATCATCACAAGCAACGTCGATACTAAGGACTATCTGAACGACAGCCCTTCTCAAATCCAAAAATCGAAGGATATTTTCGCTGAAAACATATCTAAGGAATCCTCGAAGAATAGCTACATTGTTTTGGCTCATGATACACACAATCAGACGGCCACCAACCTCACGGCATTTATGGTGCAAGTGGCCAAGGATCGAGGCTATAAATTGGTGACGGTGGGAGAATGTCTTGGAGACCCGAAGGAAAACTGGTACCGATCTGTACGGAACGGTCGATATTCATGCAAGAGCACTGGCGGCTCAGTCATAGCGGACTCGTCAATGCCTGCGAAATTGGtcaccaccattgccacTGCACCTACATCCACCACAGGAATGgatccaacatcaacacaatGGGGTCCCTCGGCGCAGACCAAGGCTGCAAGTCCTGGAGTAGAGCTGGCTTCTGCATGTCTCCGATATATTTGTTTGGGTGTGATAGTATTCGTTCTGGGAATGCGAGTGCTTTAA